From Aedes albopictus strain Foshan chromosome 1, AalbF5, whole genome shotgun sequence, one genomic window encodes:
- the LOC109408326 gene encoding zinc finger protein 570 produces MKTESEPQQDTAELCRTCMQHKFPASMLPIGTDLEEGAPIAGVIGELTAVQVQERDGLPEKVCVDCVEEMRNFVGFIRKVRTSDRKLRRMCKGESAAPEVVAVKVESEPWNCKEEMVVHEDLAEEVLEEVVVEEEYLEDDVDWKLGEEPTNQSNTTAGNSSEIEFVGFDDAEANPPVAVSDLTTRKQKRKRLYHRYNKNPTDYTVLDEVEQQIFITIERGPNDLLCCACYKIFEDDEEFKDHCEEHRKKARLNVLRPNVCEICSKRYTTAQGLTLHMIQSQQANNVYECIRCKSRFLNSKTRRHHAHNHPQKEVIQSAVIAPIRIQPNHRKGRICCAQGCAESFATDEELIEHAHEAHRLNKMASTLPEYQNRPFECPVCYKRFFDQAGLISHQKRKYKNPIRQCSICGAKVPGAAALAAHERMHTGIRPFPCGSCHKSFASPALLRAHSLVHQKEKSFMCSTCGKGFNRKATLQKHELIHANLSVFDCDVCGKPFRTKSRLDLHTRTHSGFKPYPCRYCDKAFADHSNRHRHEMSHTGIKPYKCTQCDKTFITKRLQAEHERSNHAIATVYTCSICMESYTNRASLTKHMALHDDEDASAVTQLVG; encoded by the exons ATGAAGACCGAAAGTGAGCCGCAGCAGGACACAGCCGAGCTGTGTCGGACGTGCATGCAGCACAAGTTTCCGGCATCGATGCTGCCCATCGGTACCGATCTGGAGGAAGGCGCTCCGATTGCTGGTGTTATCGGGGAATTGACCGCCGTTCAGGTGCAAGAGCGAGATGGCTTACCGGAGAAGGTATGTGTGGATTGTGTAGAAGAGATGAGGAACTTTGTTGGGTTTATCCGCAAGGTTCGGACATCCGATCGGAAATTGCGTCGGATGTGCAAAGGAGAAAGCGCTGCTCCTGAGGTTGTTGCAGTTAAGGTGGAAAGTGAACCTTGGAATTGCAAGGAGGAAATGGTGGTGCATGAGGACTTGGCCGAGGAAGTTCTCGAAGAGGTCGTTGTAgaggaagaatatctggaagacgaTGTTGACTGGAAGTTGGGGGAAGAGCCCACTAATCAGAGCAACACAACGGCCGGAAATAGTTCTGAAATAGAGTTTGTAGGCTTTGACGATGCGGAGGCGAATCCTCCTGTCGCTGTTTCAGATTTGACAACTCGTAAGCAAAAACGGAAACGGCTGTACCATAGGTATAACAAAAATCCGACGGATTACACTGTTCTGGACGAGGTGGAACAGCAAATATTCATAACGATTGAACGGGGGCCGAACGATCTGCTTTGCTGTGCATGTTATAAAATTTTCGAGGATGACGAAGAGTTCAAGGACCACTGTGAGGAACATCGCAAAAAAGCCAGATTGAATGTTTTAAGGCCGAACGTTTGTGAAATTTGCTCTAAGAGATACACGACTGCTCAAGGATTGACACTGCATATGATTCAATCACAACAAGCCAACAACGTTTACGAATGCATTAGATGCAAGTCACGGTTTTTGAACTCTAAAACGCGGCGACATCACGCCCATAACCATCCCCAGAAGGAGGTCATTCAATCGGCCGTGATTGCACCTATCCGGATTCAGCCGAACCATCGCAAAGGAAGGATTTGTTGTGCTCAAGGTTGCGCGGAATCGTTTGCCACCGATGAAGAGCTCATCGAACACGCCCATGAAGCACATCGACTTAACAAGATGGCTTCAACCCTGCCGGAGTACCAGAACCGACCGTTCGAGTGTCCGGTATGCTACAAGCGATTCTTCGATCAGGCTGGGTTGATTTCCCACCAAAAGCGGAAGTACAAGAACCCGATCCGTCAGTGTTCCATCTGCGGAGCAAAAGTCCCGGGGGCAGCAGCTCTGGCTGCTCACGAACGGATGCACACCGGAATCAGACCGTTCCCGTGCGGTTCCTGCCACAAGTCCTTCGCCAGTCCCGCCCTGCTCAGAGCGCATTCCTTGGTCCATCAAAAGGAAAAGTCCTTCATGTGTTCGACTTGTGGCAAGGGCTTCAATCGGAAGGCCACCCTGCAGAAGCACGAGCTGATCCATGCCAACTTGTCGGTATTTGATTGCGACGTCTGCGGGAAACCGTTCCGGACCAAGTCTAGACTGGACTTGCACACGAGGACCCATTCCGGGTTTAAACCGTACCCTTGCAG GTATTGCGATAAGGCCTTTGCCGACCACAGTAACCGCCACCGGCACGAGATGAGTCACACGGGCATCAAGCCGTACAAGTGTACACAGTGTGATAAAACCTTCATCACGAAGCGACTTCAAGCCGAACACGAGAGATCTAACCACG CTATTGCCACCGTTTACACATGCAGCATATGTATGGAATCGTACACCAATAGGGCGTCCCTTACGAAGCACATGGCGTTGCACGACGATGAGGATGCTTCAGCTGTGACTCAACTGGTAGGTTAG